In the genome of Rhodoplanes sp. Z2-YC6860, one region contains:
- a CDS encoding MmcQ/YjbR family DNA-binding protein produces MATDKDLRRLALDLEGTTEAPHFDRTAFKVARIYVTLAPDRKTANFMFTPEEQEFKCMLAPEAFAPVPNAWGKRGATTAILAKLKVAELKSALETAYQHALPKKPKRRQKS; encoded by the coding sequence ATGGCCACGGACAAGGATCTGCGGCGGCTCGCACTCGACCTCGAAGGCACGACGGAAGCGCCGCATTTCGACCGGACGGCGTTCAAGGTCGCGCGCATCTATGTGACGCTCGCTCCGGACCGCAAGACGGCAAACTTCATGTTCACGCCAGAGGAGCAGGAGTTTAAATGCATGCTGGCGCCGGAGGCCTTTGCTCCAGTACCCAACGCATGGGGCAAGCGCGGTGCGACCACCGCGATCCTTGCCAAGCTGAAAGTTGCGGAGCTCAAAAGCGCGCTGGAGACGGCATATCAGCACGCGTTGCCGAAGAAGCCGAAACGACGTCAAAAATCATAA